The following proteins come from a genomic window of Lycium ferocissimum isolate CSIRO_LF1 chromosome 4, AGI_CSIRO_Lferr_CH_V1, whole genome shotgun sequence:
- the LOC132053497 gene encoding cytochrome P450 78A3-like produces the protein MRTDIESLWVFALASKCKSFTSLNSICFALFIVLIYLVMNIIYWTHPGGPAWGKHTWKKLVSNRIPGPKGLPIIGSMNLMTGLAHHKIAAMAKKLQANRLMCFSLGETRVIVTCNPDVAKEILNGSVFVDRPVKESAYRLMFNRAIGFASYGVYWKTLRKIAANHLFSPKQIKISEKPRSQIAKQLISMFENSPNDILRVRDGLKLASLNNMMCSVFGRKYNFDSFNLETEELMKLVDEGYELLGMLNWSDHLSFLAEFDPQRIKYRCSEIVPKVNKFVKRILDEHMAKSGESHGDFVDVLLSLQGSERLSESDMIAVLWEMIFRGTDTVAVLVEWILARMVMHPDVQSKVQVEIDRVVGRSRAMTESDISEMTYLSAVVKEVLRLHPPGPLLSWSRLAITDTTIDGYHVPAGTTAMVNMWAITRDADVWADPLMFKPERFVKEAHSDVEFSVLGSDMRLAPFGSGRRSCPGKTLGLTTVTFWVATLLHEFEFGPSSNVDLSEVLKLSCEMAHPLMVKIRSRRATSN, from the exons ATGAGAACTGACATAGAAAGCCTTTGGGTTTTTGCTTTAGCTTCAAAATGCAAATCTTTCACTTCCCTAAACTCAATATGCTTTGCACTTTTTATTGTTCTTATCTACCTAGTCATGAACATAATTTACTGGACTCACCCTGGTGGTCCTGCTTGGGGCAAACACACATGGAAAAAGTTAGTGTCAAATCGTATTCCAGGCCCGAAAGGGCTCCCTATAATAGGAAGCATGAACCTTATGACTGGCCTAGCACACCATAAAATAGCAGCAATGGCGAAAAAACTTCAAGCCAATCGTCTCATGTGTTTTAGCCTTGGTGAAACCAGAGTCATTGTGACTTGTAATCCGGACGTAGCAAAAGAAATACTCAACGGTTCGGTTTTTGTTGATCGTCCAGTTAAAGAATCAGCCTATAGGCTAATGTTTAATAGAGCAATTGGTTTTGCTTCATATGGAGTTTATTGGAAAACCCTTAGAAAAATTGCAGCTAATCACCTTTTTTCTCCAAAGCAAATCAAGATTTCTGAAAAACCAAGGTCCCAAATTGCCAAACAATTGATTTCCATGTTTGAAAACAGTCCAAATGACATTTTACGTGTTAGGGATGGTTTAAAATTGGCTTCTTTGAACAATATGATGTGTTCtgtttttggaagaaaatacaATTTTGATTCTTTTAATTTGGAGACTGAAGAATTGATGAAACTGGTTGATGAAGGTTATGAACTTTTGGGTATGTTAAATTGGTCCGAtcacctttcttttttggcTGAATTTGATCCACAGAGAATAAAATACAGGTGCTCTGAAATTGTgccaaaagtgaacaagtttGTTAAAAGGATTCTTGATGAACATATGGCTAAATCTGGTGAAAGTCATGGTGATTTTGTGGATGTTTTGCTATCTCTTCAAGGTTCAGAAAGATTATCAGAGTCTGATATGATTGCAGTACTTTGG GAAATGATATTTAGGGGAACTGACACGGTGGCAGTATTGGTAGAATGGATACTAGCACGAATGGTGATGCATCCTGACGTTCAATCAAAAGTTCAAGTCGAGATAGATAGAGTCGTCGGAAGATCACGAGCTATGACAGAGTCTGACATATCGGAAATGACATATCTATCGGCAGTGGTAAAAGAAGTACTCAGGTTGCATCCTCCTGGCCCACTATTGTCGTGGTCTCGCCTTGCAATAACAGACACCACGATTGATGGTTATCATGTGCCGGCTGGGACCACGGCCATGGTGAACATGTGGGCCATCACGAGAGACGCAGATGTTTGGGCCGACCCACTTATGTTTAAACCCGAGAGGTTCGTGAAGGAGGCCCATAGTGACGTGGAATTCTCGGTATTAGGGTCCGACATGAGATTGGCACCATTTGGGTCCGGAAGGCGATCTTGCCCCGGAAAGACTTTGGGCTTGACCACAGTCACCTTTTGGGTTGCAACTCTTTTGCATGAATTCGAGTTTGGGCCCAGTAGCAATGTTGACTTGTCTGAGGTATTGAAGCTCTCTTGTGAAATGGCCCACCCACTTATGGTCAAGATCCGATCCAGACGTGCTACATCAAACTAA